From one Catenuloplanes nepalensis genomic stretch:
- a CDS encoding DUF3817 domain-containing protein, which translates to MRRAVLSLFTIVAIAEAFSWTGLLIGMFFKYVVVGNEIGVKIFGPIHGALFTAYVVLTLAVAVRNRWHWTTALVGLICSIPPLATLVFERWARRRGLLRERGVAETPEGLPLPSETGGSATHESA; encoded by the coding sequence ATGCGACGCGCCGTGCTGTCTCTGTTCACCATCGTGGCGATCGCCGAGGCCTTCTCCTGGACCGGGCTGCTGATCGGCATGTTCTTCAAGTACGTGGTGGTCGGCAACGAGATCGGCGTGAAGATCTTCGGGCCGATCCACGGCGCGCTGTTCACGGCCTACGTGGTGCTGACCCTGGCGGTCGCCGTGCGCAACCGGTGGCACTGGACGACCGCCCTGGTCGGGTTGATCTGCTCGATCCCGCCGCTGGCCACGCTCGTCTTCGAGCGCTGGGCGCGGCGGAGGGGCCTGCTGCGAGAGCGCGGCGTCGCCGAGACGCCGGAAGGGCTCCCCCTGCCTTCGGAAACCGGTGGCTCGGCGACGCACGAGAGCGCTTGA
- a CDS encoding glutamate--cysteine ligase encodes MGEEVGPREFTREDRARYRQKIRRCLDVLAEMLAEHRFDAERPLTGLEIEFNLVDPAADPAMRNADVLAAIADPLFQTELGQFNIEINVPPLALSDGGLTGFEKHLRDSLNEAESKARAVGARMAMIGILPTLRPEHLTLDSLSANPRYQLLNEQIFAARGEDLDIRIDGPERLEITADTVVPEAACTSTQFHLQVSPDDFAAYWNAAQSIAGVQVALGANSPYLLGKELWRETRIPLFEQATDTRSEEIKAQGVRPRVWFGERWITSVFDLFEENVRYFPALLPVCEDDDPVETLARGETPSLPELRLHNGTIYRWNRPVYDIVRGAPHLRVENRTLPAGPTVVDTLANGAFYFGLVRALAEAERPLWSRMSFGAAEENFHAASRHGIDASVYWPDAGTLPVTELVLRRLLPLAQQGLDAWGVRADERDRLLGVIEARCLSSANGATWQVETVRDLQDRGNLDRTAALHEMLGRYLDHMHTNRPVHEWQ; translated from the coding sequence ATGGGCGAGGAGGTCGGCCCGCGGGAGTTCACCCGCGAGGACCGCGCGAGGTACCGGCAGAAGATCCGGCGCTGCCTGGACGTCCTGGCCGAGATGCTGGCCGAGCACCGCTTCGACGCGGAGCGGCCGCTCACCGGCCTGGAGATCGAGTTCAACCTGGTGGACCCGGCGGCGGACCCGGCGATGCGCAACGCGGACGTACTCGCCGCGATCGCGGACCCGCTGTTCCAGACCGAGCTGGGCCAGTTCAACATCGAGATAAACGTGCCGCCGCTCGCGCTCTCCGACGGCGGGCTGACCGGCTTCGAGAAGCACCTGCGGGACAGCCTGAACGAGGCCGAGTCGAAGGCGCGGGCGGTCGGCGCGCGGATGGCCATGATCGGCATTCTGCCCACGCTGCGACCGGAGCACCTCACGCTCGACTCGCTCTCCGCGAACCCGCGCTACCAGCTGCTCAACGAGCAGATCTTCGCGGCGCGCGGCGAGGACCTGGACATTCGCATCGACGGCCCGGAGCGGCTCGAGATCACCGCGGACACGGTCGTGCCGGAGGCGGCCTGCACCAGCACCCAGTTCCACCTGCAGGTCAGCCCGGACGACTTCGCGGCGTACTGGAACGCGGCGCAGAGCATCGCGGGCGTTCAGGTCGCGCTCGGCGCCAACTCCCCCTACCTGCTCGGCAAGGAGCTGTGGCGGGAGACCCGGATCCCGCTCTTCGAGCAGGCCACGGACACCAGATCAGAAGAGATCAAGGCCCAGGGGGTACGGCCCCGCGTGTGGTTCGGCGAACGCTGGATCACGTCCGTGTTCGACCTGTTCGAGGAGAACGTCCGGTACTTCCCCGCGTTACTGCCGGTCTGCGAGGACGACGACCCGGTCGAGACGCTGGCCCGCGGCGAGACGCCCAGCCTCCCCGAGCTGCGGTTGCACAACGGCACCATCTACCGGTGGAACCGCCCGGTCTACGACATCGTCCGCGGCGCCCCGCACCTGCGCGTGGAGAACAGGACGCTCCCGGCCGGCCCGACCGTGGTCGACACGCTCGCGAACGGCGCGTTCTACTTCGGGCTGGTCCGCGCGCTGGCCGAGGCGGAACGCCCGCTCTGGTCCCGGATGTCCTTCGGCGCGGCGGAGGAGAACTTCCACGCGGCGTCCCGGCACGGCATCGACGCGTCCGTCTACTGGCCGGACGCGGGCACGCTCCCGGTCACCGAGCTGGTGCTGCGCCGGCTGCTGCCGCTGGCGCAGCAGGGGCTGGACGCCTGGGGTGTCCGCGCGGACGAGCGCGACCGGCTGCTCGGCGTGATCGAGGCACGCTGCCTGTCTTCCGCGAACGGCGCCACCTGGCAGGTCGAGACGGTCCGTGACCTGCAGGACCGCGGCAACCTCGACCGCACCGCGGCGCTGCACGAGATGCTCGGCCGTTACCTCGACCACATGCACACGAACCGCCCCGTGCACGAGTGGCAGTAG